From the Kribbella sp. CA-293567 genome, the window GGCCGTGCTCACGACCTTCGGCGACGAGGCACTGGCCGACCTGCTGGCAATCGCCGGACCGTCGGCACCACCCAGCCTGTTCGCGATCGAACTGCGTCAGCTGGGCGGCGCTCTGGGGGAGCCCGTACGTGGCGGCGGCGCAGTCAACCACCTGCCTGGCGAATACCTGCTCTTCGCCGGCACGGTCGCACCCACGCCGGAGGCCGTCATCGAGGCAGCAGCCGCCGCCCACGCGGTAGTCGCCGCAGTAACCCAGCACGGGTCCGAGCAGCCCTACCTCAACTTCGTCGAGCACCCCGTCGACGTCCGCGAAGCCTTCGATCCCACGACCTGGCGTCAACTCGTCGGCATCAAGTCGGCCGTCGACCCGGACCGGATCTTCATCGCGAACCACCCCATCCCGACCCTCTTCCAGAACGGCCTGCCGACCTCATGACTCTCGCTGAGGCCCAAGCCGGCTTCATCCCCAGCCACCTCTACCAGAGCGGCACCCACCTCATCGGCGGCCACTGGACGCCCGCCCGCAGCGGCGCGCTGCTCGATGTCCACAATCCCGGTACGAGCGAATGGCTGGCGCAGGTTCCAGCGGGATCCGCCGAGGACGTCGAGGCCGCCGTCCGGGCCGCGGAGTCTGCTCTCCCGTCCTGGCGCGACACCAGCCCGGGCGTCCGGGCAGAGCTGATCAGGAACTGGGCGGCAAAGGTCGACGAGTACGCCGCCGAGGTCGACCTGATCGAGTCGATGGACGTCGGCCGCCCGTCCTGGGGACCGTCACAGCTGGCCGGGATCCTGACCTACGTCGCCGGCCAGGTCGACAAGGTCAACGGCGTCTCGCTGCCGACCCACGCACCCGCCACGCTGGCCATGACCGTGCGCGAACCGTACGGCGTAGTCGGCATCATCCTGCCGTGGAACGCGCCGGCGCCGATGTTCGTCCACGAAGTCGCACCCGCCATCGGCGCCGGCAACACCGTCGTACTGAAACCGGCCGAAGACGCCCCGCTGGCACCGCTCGTCCTGGCGCGGCTGGCCGAGGAGGCCGGCATCCCGGCAGGGGTCATCAACGTCGTCAGCGGCATCGGTACCGAAGCCGGCAGCGCGCTGGCCGCACACCCACGGATCGACCGGATGACCTTCACCGGCTCGCAGACAACGGGACGCGCCGTGATGAAGGCCTGCGCGGCGAACCTGACCCCGTTGCAGCTCGAGCTCGGCGGCAAGTCACCTCAGCTCGTCTTCTCCGACGCCGACCTCGACCAGGCGGTTGCCGGAATCGTCGCCGGTATTACCCTCAACACCGGCCAGATCTGCGCGGCCGGGTCCAGAGTCGTCGTGGAGCAGTCGGTGCACGACCAACTGGTCGGCAAACTCGCCACGGCGTTCGCGGCGATCACTATCGGCCGGTACGACGAACCTGTCCACATGGGCCCGCTGGCCAGCGCCCGCCAGCTCGAGCGGGTACGCGACTACATCAAACTCGGCATCGCCGAGGGCGCCCGCCTCGTGGTGGGAGGCGCGCACCCGCCGGTAGGTGTGGACAACGAGCACGGCTACTTCGTGGCGCCCACCCTGTTCGCCCAGGTCGACCCCTCGATGCGGATCGCTCAGGAAGAGATCTTCGGGCCGGTGCTGGCCGTCATCGCAGTGGCCGACGAGGCCGAAGCCATCGCGGTCGCCAACGGAACGGAGTACGGGCTTGCCGCTTGTGTGTGGACCCGCGACATCGGTCGTGCGCTGAGGATCGCCACCGCGGTACAAGCGGGACAGGTGCACGTCAACACCAGCTTCCCGTTCGGGATCATCGGAGCACCCTTCGGCGGCTACAAATCAAGCGGTTTCGGCCGCACGATGGGCGCTGACGCGGTACTCGACTACACCCAGATCAAGGTCATCTCCATCGACGCCTCCTGACCAGAGCGCGCAGTACGGTTCAGGAGTAGCGGCCGAGGAGCCCGGTCCCGGGACGGCTGGTCAGGGTTGCGTTCGGAAGTTGAGTTCGCGGGTCACGACCCGGCGGGCGGTTTCGGCCAGCGTGATGCTGTTCGCGTAGGCATGTGCGCGGAGGGTCGCCAGGGCGTCCGCGGGGGAGAGGGCCAGTTGGGCCATGACCATGCCGCTGGCTTGTGGGATTTGGATCTGCGCAGCCCAGGGGCCGGTGTCGGGGTCTTCGGCGGCCGGGTCCTGCAGCAAGGCTTCACCTACATAGTCGGCCAGGATCTGTGCGGCCTCGACCGGTTCAGGGAGATCACGGTCGCCGTCGACGTAGATGCTGATCACGCCGATCGTCTGGCGGCCGGGGCGCATCGGAAAGGTGTACAGGTGGAACTCTCCGACCGCCTGCTTCGCGGATCGGGTGAACTCGGGCCATCGTGGATCGGGCCAGTTGTTCACCGTCACCTCGAAGTGGGTCCGGTGCCGGAAGGCGTCGAGGCAGGGGCCTTCGCCGATGACGTCCTGGAGGTCTTCCAAGGTGGTGATCACGCGGTCGGTCGTGACCAGCGTGGTCCGGTTCGACACGGTGCTCTCCACGGTGATCGCCGCGCCGTCGGCTCCCAGGATCGACTGACAGGCGCTGGCCAGCCGCGATGCCAAACTCGCCTGGGCCTTGCCGGAGGCGGCCAGCGTGACCAGCCGCACGAGAAGTTTCGCGTGCAGGGTCATGGATCGAACTCCACCCACAGCTGTCCACACCGAGGTTCGCGCTTCACTGCACAATCGCAGACGTTCTGTGGTGCCCCTGCCGACTCCCGGTTCGTTGAGATTTCGACCACGACTCCCTCACGGCCGAAGGGTGCTGGACGGGCAGCCGCTGGCGCACATGGGCCGCGCGTCAGAGGCCTCGATCAGCCCATCCCGGCCGGGACACAGGGATGATCGTGGTGTCTCTGTGACCATCGCGAGAGCGTCTAAACCCGCGAGTTCCCAGCCGTGAGACGGTCCGCTTCGGCCAGCAGCAGCTCACCGAAGGGCTGGAAGCCGATACTGTAGGCGTAGACGCCGCTCATGACGCGGTGGATGGTTCCCCATTCCCAGATGGCGGTGGCCTCCACGCCTGTACGGCGAGCCAGCCGCTCGGTCCGCGCCCGAAGATCATCGCCGAGGTCCGGGGTGCAGCGCACGACAGTGCCGAGATCGCACGCCGGTTCGGCCCGCAGTCCGAGTGGGTCGATGAGCTTGTAGCTGCCGTCGTCCGCCTGCAGGGCGTTCAGTTCGTGGATGTCACCGTGGACCAGGACGGCGGACCGATCGTCGTGAGCAAGGCGCCGACGGTGCATGCAGTCCAGCGCGTCCGCCACAGTGGCCGGCGTACACGGTCGTCCTGCCTGCTCCCAGAGTGCCGGCAGCCGATCGGCGTACTGCTCGGCCAACTGCGCGCCGGTTGGAAGGTCGATGTCGGGAGCGAGCGGACGCCAAAGGCGAACTGCCATGTCGCACAGCAAGTCGTGGCGCCTTGCCGGGTCGGTCTCCAGGTCGCGCATCGGAGTCCCAAGGCGCTCCAGCAGCAGGGCTTGTCGATCCAGGTCTTCGCCCAACAGCTTGGCGCATCCGTCTCCGTTCGCCAGGCGTAGCGCCGTGGCCTCCGGCCCGAGGTCCCGGTTCGGGACACCGATCTTGAGGATCACCGGAGTTCCGTCGACCAGCGTCGCCTCGACGACCAGGGCGACGTGACCGCCCGCGAAGCTGGACCCGATCGTCAGAGACCAGTCCTGGGCCAGCGAGTCGACCACACCTGGCAGTTCGTCCAGCCAGCCTTCGTTCCCGTCGGCTATGACCGTCATGCGGAGCTGGTCGGGGATGTCGAGGCTCACATTGTCACCCTAGAGCGTTCTGCCACCTCAGCTGTCACAGAAAGGTCGGGCGAGCGCTGGGTCGGCGTCATCTGGACCCGCTAGCCGAGGCGCCGTAGCGCTGTCTCGATGGCGACCTCGACCCGGGAAGTCATGCCGGCCGCATCGACGGGTCGACGCCCGGCGACTTGATCTCGGATCCACTTCGGCGCGTTGTCGTCATAGTGCAGCAGGGCGTACAGGTCCCACCACGGGTCGAGAGCCACGCCGGCGGTCGACTCGTAGAGCGACCGAAGCTGTTCTGCCCACTCGGGGGAGTAGAGCGCCGCCAGGTATCGCCGGCAGTGCCCGATGTCGATCGCACGTGACCCCCGATGGATGGAGTTCCAGTCGGTCAGTCCAGTGATTCGCCCGCGCGACCACAGCAGGTTGACGGGCAGGAGATCGCAGTGCAGAAAGACGGCGGTGTCCGCTGGCGGTGGCCCGGACATGGCACCGAACGCCGTTTTCCATACAGCCGGCTTCTGTGCGTCGGCCGGCACCTGGAACCCGTCCGGAGAAGCGATCCAGGAATCGGTCCAAGGTTTGAAGGTCTTCGCAGGCAGATCGAGGGAATGCAGCAAGACGGCAAGCTCCGCGATCTTCGTCAGCCACGATCGAGGTTTCGCCGGACTGAGGTCGACGTGCCCCGGCAACCGTGTCATCAGCAACGAAGGCGCGCCTCTCGTCGAAGCACCAGTGACATCGGCAGCCAGGACGGCCGGTACCGGGAGCCCGCTTCCCGCCACCACACCAAGGTTGGCGATCTCCTGTTCCAAGGGCTCCTGCAGACCAAGCTCAGCCGGGTACTGCCGCAGTACGACGTACGTCCGCACTCCGCGTCGCTCGACGGTCAGCCGATTCACCGCGGAGCAGACGCCACCGGTCATCCGGCGATGGCCAACGACGCGACTGCCCCGGCCCATCGACGCCTCGACCCAGGCGAGAGATTCCGCGGACGGCCGCCGCTGCCTGAACCCGTTGTCCCTCCAGTCGCCGTCGGTCATGACCGCGAGCCTATTCGCCGGCAGCCCGCGCCGGCGGTGCACCAGACTGGATCCTGTCTGGTCACGCCGCGGCGCTGACTGCTGAAGGCGAGAACCACTTGGGTCAAGGAGCGATCCGGAGTTGGTCCTCTCCGCGTTATTTCGTCGCCGGGTCGGGTTCGGCGGGGCAGAAGGTGTCGCCCGGGCGTTTGCCGGTGAGCAGGTAGTTGTTGACGGCGTTGTTGCCGCATTTGTTGCCCTCGAGTGCGTAGGCGCCGTGGCCGCCGCCGTCGATGGTGATCATTCTGGCGCGGTCGCCGAAGGCCCGGCGCAGCTTGCGCGCGTTCACCAAGGGGGTGCCGGGGTCGCGGGTGTTCTGCAGCATCAGAACGTCGACGGTTCCCTGGCTGGAGATGCGTACCTTCGGTCCGGGGTTGGTCGGCCAGTATGCGCAGGCCGAGATGTTCGCCGCGCCTGCTCCGATCAGCGGGTGCCGGATCCGGTCGACGGCCACATCGATCTGGTAGCTCAGAACCGACGTCGGCCACCTCGAATCTCCGCAGATGACGTGGAACCGGGCCGCGAGGAGATTGTCGGCCGGGATCGTCGGGTCGGTGGGGAAAGTTGCCGGTGCAGGTGGTTCTTTGCCTTGATCCAATGCCTGCCAGGACTCGACGACGGTTTTTATCTGCCCGTCTGAGTACAGGTTGCCGAAGATCATTCCACGGAAGATCGAACCGTTGTATGGGCCGACGGGCTTGCGATCGAGCTTGGCGACGGTCGCGTGGTAGTGCGCGGTGACCTGAGCTGGTGTGGTTCCCAATCCGAGCTCGGGGTGAGCCGCGGCATATTTGGCGAGGTCGGGGAACCTGTCCTGCATGCCGCGACCGAAGCCTCGCAGGGCTTTGATGTCGTAGCCGTCCGGGCCAAGGTTGCTGTCGAGGACGATCCGGTCACTGCGCTGCGGGAAGAGGGTTGTGTAGACGGCTCCGAGGTAGGTGCCGTAGGAGACGCCGAGGTAGGAGATCTTGGGCTGGCCCAGCGCCTCGCGGATCCGGTCCATGTCCCGTGCGGTGTTGGCAGTGGTCATGTGCGGCAGCATGTAGGCGGTGCTGGAGGTTGCGCACTGCTTCGCCTCGGCCTTGGCGATCGCAGCCTGCTTGACCACGTCGGCGGAGTTCTTCGGGTACGGCAGGTTGCCGATCCCGATCTGCGCCTCGGTCAGGTTGCAGGTCACCGGGGTGCTGTGGCCCACGCCGCGTGGGTCGAAACCGACGACGTCGTAGGCATCCTGAACACTCCGCGGCATCGGCGACGGCACGAAGGACGCCGTCAGCAGTCCCGGCATCGACAAGCCTGCGCTTCCTGGCCCGCCTGGGTTGGTCAGCAACACACCACGCTTCTTGTCCGGATGTGTGCTCGCGACCCGGGAGATCGCCAGCTCGATCTTCCGCCCGTTGGGGTTCTGATAGTCCAGCGGTACCTGGACAGTGCTGCATTCGAGACGTTCGAGGCCAGGAACGAAGTAGACATCTGCTGGGCACGGCGCCCAGGCGAGCCCTTTCTCGACGGCCGCCGTACTCGACGATCCCGGCGCCAGGACAGCCGCCGTCACCGCCAGTGCCGCGACACCGGACAACAAGGCCTTACGCATGAAGTTCCTTTCGAAGGTTGTGGGGTCCGGCTCATAGTTGCATGCACTGTCACTTAGTGACAAACTGGCGGCAAGTGACACGAGAAGGAGTTCGATGAGCGACGAGCGACGGCGGCGGTTACGGCTGGAGGTTTCCCGGGAGGCGGCTCGCTTGTTCTGGGAGCAGGGCGTGGCGGCGACCAGTGGCGACCAGATCGCCGAGGCGGTCGGGATCTCGACCAGGACGCTGTGGCGGCACTTCCGCAGCAAGGAAAGTTGCGTCGAGCCGCTCCTGCTGGCGTGCAACGACTGGTTCCTGGAGCTGCTGCGCGACTGGCCCCGGGACAAATCGCTCGGCGAGCACTTCACCGAGGCTGTGCCGCGGGTGGTCCGTACTCCGCAGCAGCACGCCGACGACGTGGCCGCGGTGCGAATG encodes:
- a CDS encoding aminoglycoside phosphotransferase family protein, which gives rise to MSLDIPDQLRMTVIADGNEGWLDELPGVVDSLAQDWSLTIGSSFAGGHVALVVEATLVDGTPVILKIGVPNRDLGPEATALRLANGDGCAKLLGEDLDRQALLLERLGTPMRDLETDPARRHDLLCDMAVRLWRPLAPDIDLPTGAQLAEQYADRLPALWEQAGRPCTPATVADALDCMHRRRLAHDDRSAVLVHGDIHELNALQADDGSYKLIDPLGLRAEPACDLGTVVRCTPDLGDDLRARTERLARRTGVEATAIWEWGTIHRVMSGVYAYSIGFQPFGELLLAEADRLTAGNSRV
- a CDS encoding alpha/beta hydrolase, whose protein sequence is MSLAASLSLSDSACNYEPDPTTFERNFMRKALLSGVAALAVTAAVLAPGSSSTAAVEKGLAWAPCPADVYFVPGLERLECSTVQVPLDYQNPNGRKIELAISRVASTHPDKKRGVLLTNPGGPGSAGLSMPGLLTASFVPSPMPRSVQDAYDVVGFDPRGVGHSTPVTCNLTEAQIGIGNLPYPKNSADVVKQAAIAKAEAKQCATSSTAYMLPHMTTANTARDMDRIREALGQPKISYLGVSYGTYLGAVYTTLFPQRSDRIVLDSNLGPDGYDIKALRGFGRGMQDRFPDLAKYAAAHPELGLGTTPAQVTAHYHATVAKLDRKPVGPYNGSIFRGMIFGNLYSDGQIKTVVESWQALDQGKEPPAPATFPTDPTIPADNLLAARFHVICGDSRWPTSVLSYQIDVAVDRIRHPLIGAGAANISACAYWPTNPGPKVRISSQGTVDVLMLQNTRDPGTPLVNARKLRRAFGDRARMITIDGGGHGAYALEGNKCGNNAVNNYLLTGKRPGDTFCPAEPDPATK
- a CDS encoding phosphotransferase family protein, translating into MTDGDWRDNGFRQRRPSAESLAWVEASMGRGSRVVGHRRMTGGVCSAVNRLTVERRGVRTYVVLRQYPAELGLQEPLEQEIANLGVVAGSGLPVPAVLAADVTGASTRGAPSLLMTRLPGHVDLSPAKPRSWLTKIAELAVLLHSLDLPAKTFKPWTDSWIASPDGFQVPADAQKPAVWKTAFGAMSGPPPADTAVFLHCDLLPVNLLWSRGRITGLTDWNSIHRGSRAIDIGHCRRYLAALYSPEWAEQLRSLYESTAGVALDPWWDLYALLHYDDNAPKWIRDQVAGRRPVDAAGMTSRVEVAIETALRRLG
- a CDS encoding GAF and ANTAR domain-containing protein, encoding MTLHAKLLVRLVTLAASGKAQASLASRLASACQSILGADGAAITVESTVSNRTTLVTTDRVITTLEDLQDVIGEGPCLDAFRHRTHFEVTVNNWPDPRWPEFTRSAKQAVGEFHLYTFPMRPGRQTIGVISIYVDGDRDLPEPVEAAQILADYVGEALLQDPAAEDPDTGPWAAQIQIPQASGMVMAQLALSPADALATLRAHAYANSITLAETARRVVTRELNFRTQP
- a CDS encoding TetR/AcrR family transcriptional regulator; the encoded protein is MSDERRRRLRLEVSREAARLFWEQGVAATSGDQIAEAVGISTRTLWRHFRSKESCVEPLLLACNDWFLELLRDWPRDKSLGEHFTEAVPRVVRTPQQHADDVAAVRMTALGQTEPAIRIGWLMACDEVERELITLLAKRHDRPTDDVEIRIHAAAATAAIRAVSDAADAFVANGHKISEFGDPFELMARAVHQVTGGVIGGPVDALKT
- a CDS encoding aldehyde dehydrogenase family protein, encoding MTLAEAQAGFIPSHLYQSGTHLIGGHWTPARSGALLDVHNPGTSEWLAQVPAGSAEDVEAAVRAAESALPSWRDTSPGVRAELIRNWAAKVDEYAAEVDLIESMDVGRPSWGPSQLAGILTYVAGQVDKVNGVSLPTHAPATLAMTVREPYGVVGIILPWNAPAPMFVHEVAPAIGAGNTVVLKPAEDAPLAPLVLARLAEEAGIPAGVINVVSGIGTEAGSALAAHPRIDRMTFTGSQTTGRAVMKACAANLTPLQLELGGKSPQLVFSDADLDQAVAGIVAGITLNTGQICAAGSRVVVEQSVHDQLVGKLATAFAAITIGRYDEPVHMGPLASARQLERVRDYIKLGIAEGARLVVGGAHPPVGVDNEHGYFVAPTLFAQVDPSMRIAQEEIFGPVLAVIAVADEAEAIAVANGTEYGLAACVWTRDIGRALRIATAVQAGQVHVNTSFPFGIIGAPFGGYKSSGFGRTMGADAVLDYTQIKVISIDAS